The Bradyrhizobium barranii subsp. barranii genome segment TCTGCGCCTCCTGCTCGCGCTTGGTCTCCTTGGTGACGGGCAGATGGTGGAACGGGATTCCGCCGAAGTCGAGCCCGGCATAGACCTCGCGCGGATGGTTGGAGACGATTGCGGTCGGGACCATCGGTAGCTCGCCGGTGCGCCAGCGATAGAGGATGTCGACCAGGCAGTGGTCGGACTTCGACACCAGCAGCATCACCTTGCGATGCGCGGCACGGTCGCGCATCTGCCACTCCATGCCGAAACGCTCCGCGATCGCGGCAAAGCCGGTCTGGAGCGCCGACAGCTCCACGGCGAGATCGGCCGCGGTGAACACCACGCGCATGAAGAACTTCTTGGTCTCGATGTCGTCGAACTGCTGGGCATCGAGAATGTTCTGTCCGTTATGGGCCAGGAAGGTCGACACCGCTGAGACGATGCCGGGACGATCCGGACAGGACAGGGTCAGGACATATTGATGATCGGGCATGGCTCTTGATGAAGGTTTGGGCAGCGACTGCGGAACGACCCGCGATTTGCGCCCTGCTCTATCACCGACCCCGCCCTCGCGCCAATCCCAAGACTTGATCCCAAAGACTTGCGTCAGCATAAAGCGCGGAGTCAGGATGAACGGACCATTGCAATTTACCGCCGGAGCACACCCATGGCCGACCGCTTGAACGGCTACCGCATCCTGATCCTGGAGACGCGCGAGGAGGCGCAGTTTTCAAAGCTTCTGGCGGAGCAAGGTGCCGATGTCGTGCAGTGCCCGATGTTCACTATTCACGACGCGCCCGATCCCGCCCCGGTCGAGGCCTGGATCCGCCGCGCCATCGACCAGCCCTTTGACGATCTCGTGCTGATGACGGGCGAAGGCCTGCGGCGGATCATGAAGCTCGCGCGGAGCCGTGGTCTCGACCAGGCTCTGGTCGCAGCCCTCGCCAAATCGCGAAAATTCACTCGCGGCCCGAAGCCCGGCAAGGCGTTGCGCGAGATCTCCCTCGATGCGCAGCAGACCACGGAGAAGCCGACCACCGAGGGCGTGATCGAAATACTGGGCAGGCTCGACTTGAACGGGCGACGCGTCGGCCTTCAGCTTTATCCGGACAAGGACCACAGCGCACTGACCGGCGCACTTGCCGCGCAAGGCGCCGATGTCGATACGGTGCTGCCTTATGCCTACGACTCAAAGGCGGCGGACGCCAACATCGTCGCCGCCATCGACGACATGGCCGAGGGGCGGATCGATTCCATCGCGCTGACCAATCTTGGCCAGGTCCGCCGCCTCGTGGAAGCCGCGAAGGCACATGGCAGTGAGGCGAAGTTGCGCGCAGGGTTGGAGCGGACGCTGATTGCGTCGGTGGGTCCCGCGGTGTCGGGAGAGCTCGCCGCCCATGGCCTGCGCACGGACATCGCACCGGCGGAAGACCACTATTTCATGCGCCCGCTGATCTCGGCGATGGCGGCAGCGCTCGCCGAGAAACGGCCGAAGGTGGCGGGTTAGTCACCAGCCGACGATGCTTAGCTCGCCACCTGCGAGGCGGCCGACATCAACTCCTGAGGGCTCGGAGCCCCGAACATGCGGTGGCCGCCTTCAGGAACCTCGGTAAAGGTCCAGCGCACGATCCCCTCGCGATCGAGCAGGAACTGGCCGAACAGCTGGCCCTGGCCGGTTGCCGCCATGCGCTGATCGGCCTCCATCATCTCGTAGCCGTCCTTGTTGTTGAGGTACTCGGCAGCCGCCAACCGATTCATCGACCCCGACGTTTCGCCGGGCACCTCCACCTGCATGCTCTTGACGACGTCCATACCCACCTTGCGCGGCCACTCGGTTTCGTTCTCCGTAAACTCGATAGTGGGCAGGCCGAACGCGCGGTGCGAGACCCGCTCGGGGTCGGACGCGGCGAGCAGATTGGGCAAGGGATGATAGCGGAAGTAGAGCCGCGCGCGCTCGATGGGCGTGTTCACGACCGTGAGACTTTCGACGCCCTTGTCGCGCAGGGCTGCGTCAAGTTGCGCCTGTGCCGCGATGTGGCGCCGACAGAACGGGCAGTGCAGCCCGCGAAACAAGCCGATCAATATCGGGCTATGCCCGCGAAAATCCTGGAGCGCGATCGTTCCATCGCGTGTGATCGCGTCCAGCACGATGTTCGGTGCGCGATCGCCCGGTTGAAGCGGTCCGTCGACATGAAGTTCTGACATGGTTGAACTCCTTCATATGACCTAGTCAAGAAATGGCAGTACGATCAGCCCGGCGGGATCAAGCCCGTGGCGGGCGCAGACATCATGCGCCAGCGCGAAATATCGGTCGGCCTCGGGCATGTCGCCTCGATCAAGGCTCAGCGTGGCGAGACCATCATAGCATGGAAAGAGCTGCTGCGGTTCGCCGGTTTCGTTCGCCACCTCGATTGCCTCATTGTAGCAAAGGGCGGCCAGATCGGGGCGGAAGTGGCATTGATGGATTTGCCCGAGAACGATCAGGGGCACAGAGAGATGTTCGCGCTGATCGAGTGCCCGGTCGATTTCGATCGCCTTCTCGGCAGCCGGCACGCCTTCCTCGGTACATCTGTCCGTGAAGGTGCAACACGCAACGGCAAAATTGGCAAGGAGGCGTGCCTGGAAGCCGAGATCCCCGATCCGACGCGCGACATCGAGTCCACGCCGGCAGACCTCCACGGCTTTCGCCGGGTCGACAATCGTGTAGAGCACACCGAGATTGGTGTAGCCGCGGCAGGCTACGTTAAGGAAGCCGGCTGTTTCGGCGGCCGCAACACTTTGCTCCACCTCGCGCACTGCCTCCTCGTGTCGTCCAAGCCGCGCCAGCGCAACGCCCTTGGTGTTGAGGGCCTCCGCAATCGCACGTGCGGCCTCGGGCCCACTCTGCTCGTCCGCGTCCGCCGGTACGGACCGTGCATAGCCGAGCGCCTCGTCCGCCCATCTTGCGGCGGCGACGTGATCGCCGGTCCGAAACGCGAGACGGCCGCGCTCCTGCAGGAGATGCGCCCACTCGATGGGCGCGTCGGTCCCTCCAAGCAGGTTGGCCGCCTCGGCGTAATGCGTCTCTGCCTTGATCCGCTTGCCGGCGTCCCACAGCAATCGGCCAAGCTTGCGAAGAATTCGTGCTTCGCCGATACCGTCCTGTAAGGCGCGGTGCCCCTCCAACGCGCTCTGATAGTGCTCCTCGGCTGTGTTCCGGCGGCCAGCCGCGCCACAAAGGTCCGCAATCCGCTCGTACAGGACCAGACGTTCCGGCTCCCGTTCGCCGCCGGTCAACAGTACGGCGAGGGCCTGTTGGTAGAGACGGATGGCATCATCGTTCGCATAGCTCGCGCGTGCCCGATCGCCGGCCGCGCGCAGATAGCGTGCGCCTTTCGGCTTGCTCGCGCTCAGACTGAAGTGATGTCCGAGCAGTATGAGATCTTCGAGGCGCTCGGGCTCATGGCCATAGAGCCTCTCCAGCGCCCCGCCGATCCGTCCATGAAGCTCGATCCGGCGCTGCAGAAGCAGGTTTTGATAGATCACGTCCTGAAGCATGGTTTGCGTGAAGCGGTAGGTTCGCAGTGAAATCGAGTTCGCGCCCGCGATCTCCTCGATGATCTCCGCGTCGCACAGAAGCTCGAGCCCTGCTTCAACCCTTGCTGGCTCGGTTGCCGCCGCACCGAGTGCAACCGCATCAAAACGCGGGCCGATCACGGCGGCCTCCTGTGCCAGGCGGCGCACCTGATGCGGCAACCGGTCGAGACGCGCCAGCAACAACGCCTGAATGCTTGCCGGAATATCGGCGGCCGCTTCATCCGACTTGATCCGCCACTGCGCGCCGTCGCGCTCGAGGGTGCCGACTTCGATGAGGCCGCGTATGATCTCCTCGAGGAAAAGCGGATTGCCGCCGGCGCGATCGAGGATTCGACCGAACAGACCTCCCGGCGGTTCACGCCAACCGTGACTGAAATAGGCCGCGAGCAGCTCTTGTCCGTCGGCGTCGCCAAGCGGGGGCAGCCGAAGGGTTGTGTGACTGATCCTGCTCGAACCGAACTGGTCCAGTTCCAGCATCGGCCGATGCGTAAACAGCAGCATCAGCCGCGTCCGCTCCAGTCGGTCCATCAGGAACCGCAACGCTTCAAGCGAGACCGCATCGGCCCAATGCAGATCCTCGACGATGATCAGCAGTGGCGACAGTGCCAGGCGGCGTTCGAAGACGGTGCGAATCGCGAAGAATATCTGCCGGCGGAGCTGTTCGGGCTCGACATGCCTGAGGGCGGCGTTGGGGTCGCCGAGGCCGAGGACGTGCAGATAGAGGGGCATCAGGCGGTCGGCCTCGTCGGTCGCGAGGCCAAGCTCCGACAGCGCTTCGGCGACCTTCGCCTCCGCCTCTACGGCGCCCGCCTTCTGCGCGATGCCATAGGCGCTACGCAGCACGGCGGCGAGAGTGCCGTAGGATTGTTCGCCGAGCGGCGAGCACGCCGCGTGCCGGATCGCCACGCCGGCGAATCGATCCTGGTCGCGGATGCGCGCGACGAACTCGCTGACCAGGCGCGTTTTCCCGATGCCGGCTTCGCCGACCAGCCGCACCAGTTGAGCCGCGCCGCCGCACGCGCGATCAAGGCTGCCGATCAGGCGCGCAAGCTCGGCGTCGCGCCCGATCAACGGCGCATTGAGGCCCAGCGTGTCGAGACCGCGCGCCGCACGGGGCGTGTCGAGCGGCTCCTTCAGACGGTGGACCAGCACGCTGCCCATCTTGCCCTTGAGCGAGACCTCGCCAAGCGAGTCATAGGAGAACGCATGCCGCGTCAGACGGTGGGTCAACGGCCCGACCAGCACCTCGCCCGGAGCCGCCATCGACTGTAGTCGCTGGGCGGTATTCACCGTGTCGCCGGTCACCGAATAGGATTTGGAAACACCCGCCCCGAGCCCGCCCGCGACGACGTGCCCTGTGTTGATGCCGACATGGAGCAGCAGCGGTGAACCGGCATACGCCTCCGCGCGTTCGCTGAGGCGCGCCGTCCGGCCGATCATGTCGAGGGCAGCGCGCATCGCCCGCTCCGGGTCGTCCTCGTGCGCCGCCGGCGCACCAAACAGAGCCAGCAGCGCATCGCCGATGAATTTGTCCACGAAGCCGCCAAAGCTTTGCACCGCGGCCGTCAACTCCTCGAACAATTCGTTTTGAAGCGTCTGCATGACCTCGGGGTCGAGCCGCTCGCTCATCGCAGTGAAGCCGCTGAGGTCAGCAAACAGCACGGTGATGGTGCGGCGGTTCGCCTCGCTGTCGATCTTGTCCGACGGAGCTCGAAATGCGGCTTGAGCCTCCTCCGCCGGCACGAGCGGCGGAGAGGAGGACTGGATCGGGAGCGTCGTCTGGCTCGTCCGCGCCGATGTCTGCCCGCCTGTGGGGACCTCAGCGACGAAGGCACCGCATTTCGGGCAATAGGCGAAATCCGGCGCGCATGGAAAGCCGCAGCCAGGGCACGCGTTCGGCTGCTTCGTGCCGCACTTCGGGCAGAAGGCAAAGCCGCTCTGGACCTCTAAACCACAGCAAGAGCAGTTCATGGGTCAAGACCTCGCGGAAGCCGCGATGGCGCGAGTTCCTGGACCTGCCGAATGGGCCCAGGAACCAGGCAAGCATGGGCTCGTCACACGGGAAGAGCAAGCGGTGGTTGATCACCCGCTCCGTATCGGCTAGGCGACGAAGCGATGCTGCGGGCGCACTGGCGCACCGCAAATCGTCGGCAGGCATGGCGGCATGCGGTAGCGCCAATTGACAGAGGCATGGCCGGGGCTACCCTGCCAACAGAAGAACAAAAATAAGGGGGAATCGCCGTGAAACCCGTCATCGCATCTTGAGCACATCCGCACTCGCGCCATTCCGCATCCGCAATTATCGCTTCCAGTGGCCGTCCGATCTGCTCACCTCGTGGGCGTTCGAAGTGGAGACGCTGGTGCTCGGCTGGTACATCATGGTCGAGACGGGCTCCGTGCTGCTGCTCACCGTGCTTGCGTCGCTGCAGTTCGTCGGGACCCTGGTCGCGCCGGTGCTCGGCATGATCGGCGACCGGATGGGTCATCGCGACCTCCTGGTCGTGATGCGCCTTGCCTATACCGCGCTCTCGTCGACCATCATGGTCCTGGCGCTGACCGGTCATTTGTCGCCGCTGAGCGTGATGATCATCGTCGCGCTCATGGGCCTGATCCGCCCCTCCGATCTCGGCGTTCGCGGCGCGCTGCTTGCCGAGATCATGCCGCCCGAGCAACTGGTGGGCGCCATCAGCGTTGCGCGCACGACCCAGGACAGCGCCCGCATCGCCGGAGCGCTGACGGGCGCAGGTCTGTTCGCCGTCCTCGGCATCGGCCTCGTTTATGTGGCGATCGCCTGTCTGTATCTCGCGGCCGCACTTCTCATGCTCTGCCTGACCCGGCCGAAAAGGACCGTCACGACGAGCGATCTTCCGGCGAACAGCCACGCGGTCTCGCGATTGCTGGGCGACCTCAAGGAAGGGATCGTCTATGCCTGGAACGGCCCGGGAATGCGCGCGGCGCTGTGCGTCGCCTTCCTGGCCAATCTCACCGCATTTCCCTTCACCGGCGGACTATTGCCCTACATCGCGCGGGACATCTTTCATACCGACCAGACCGGCCTCGGCTATCTCTCGGCGAGCTTCGCCGTGGGCTCGCTGATCGGCTCCATCACGCTCAGCCTGGTCAGCGGACTGCGCATTGCCCGGCTTCTCATCGGCGCAACGCTGGCCTGGTACGCCATGCTGCTGGTGTTCGTCGAGATCAGGACCATGCCGGTGGCGATGGCCTGCCCCGTTCTCGCCGGCATCGCCCAGAGCATGTCGATGATCTCAGCTGCCGTGATCCTGATGCGGACGGCGAGCGCACACCTGCGCGGCCGCGTCATGGGCGTCCGCATGATGGTGATCTACGGCCTGCCGCTCGGATTGCTCGCGGCCGGTAGCCTGATCGACATCATCGGCTATTCCGCGACGGGCTCGCTCTACGCCGCCGCAGGCTTCATCGCGATGCTGGCGATCGCGATCCGCTGGCGCGCCGACCTCTGGCCGGTCCACGCGCCGGCAAATGCGCGCTAGTCCCCGTAGCCGCGCAGCCGCTCGACATCCAAAATGGTGACGCCGCCATATTCGAGCCGCAGCAGCCCCTCCTTCTCCAGCCGGTTCAGCGCGCGGTTGGCGTTCTGCCGTGACATGCCCGAGAGCGCCCCGATCTCCTCCTGGGTGATTTCCAGATGCGCGGTCGACTCGGGATAGAGGATCGGATTGAACAGCGAGGCGATGCTGCGCGCGAGGCGTGCGGTGGCATCCAGCGTGCGGTTGACCTCGAGCATGCCGATGAACTGGCCGAGCCGCTCGTTGAGCTGACGCACCAGGAAGCGGTTGAAGCCGACGCTGTTCTCGAACAGCCACATGAAGCCGCTGCGTTCCATCAGCGCGACGCGGCTGTCGCGCAGCGCGACCACGTCGTAGCGGCGCGGCTCGTTCTTAAGCACGCTGCCCTCGCCGAACCAGGCCCCGGCCGTCAGCCCCGCAAGGCTCGTCTCCTTGCCGTCGCGCGAGACCCCGCCCATCCGTGCCAGGCCGCTCACCATGCCCGCCCAATAGCTGAACGTATCGCCGCGCATGAACACGGTCTCACCGGTGCGGTAGGACCGTTCCGTGATCCCGGTGCGGGCGACCTCGATCTCCGCGTCCGTGAGCTCGCGCGACCAGGCGGCGACCCGCTTCAGTTGATCCTCTGAAATCATGATGCCGAAGCCAGCCGCACCGTTCGCCACCCAATCTCTCTGCTGCACTGCAACACGACCACTTCGACCACCATCCGACGAAAGAAAGGCCACTCCCGCCTGAAAAAACTTTGTCGCAGAATTGTCAGGCGGGAGACATTTCAAAATAGCGCTTTCCCCTATTGAGGACCACCTTGGGCGATGCGGCTTTTGATCCCGATCGGGAGCAAGAGTGGCGCGGCGCCGGTCGAGACCAATAGCTGCATGGCCTCACCGGCACGGCCGTACTAGGATCGCCCGACAGGAACGGATGAAGAGCGCCGCTGAATGCGCCATCACCGGGAGGGATTTGTTTGGTGGCTACCAGTCTCGAAGTGCGCGGCGTGTCCTTGCGATTCGGCGGCGTCCGTGCGCTGACCGATGTCAGCTTTGCCATCAATGACGGCGAGCTGTTCTCGATCATCGGCCCCAACGGCGCCGGCAAGACCTCGATCGTGAATTGTATTTCCGGTCGCTACAAGCCGACCGAGGGCCAGCTGTTCTACCGCGGCCGCGACATCACAGGGCTGACGCCGAACGCGCGCCCCACGCTCGGCATCGGCCGCACCTTCCAGAATCTGGCGCTGTTCCACCACATGAGCGTGCTCGACAACATCATGGTCGGGCGCCATCACCTCCTGAAGAACAATTTTCTCACGGGATCGCTGTACTGGCTCACCGGCGCGCGCAAGGAGGAACTCGAGCACCGCCGCAAGGTCGAGGAGATCATCGACTTCCTCGATCTCCAGTCGGTGCGAAAGGCGCAAGCCGGCACCCTCTCCTACGGCCTGCGCAAACGCGTCGAGCTCGCCCGTGCCATGGCGCTGGAGCCGCGCCTCATTCTCCTCGACGAGCCAATGGCCGGCATGAACTTCGAGGAGAAGGAGGACATGGCCCGCTACATCGTCGACCTCAACGAGGAGTTCGGGATGACGGTGGTGATGATCGAGCACGACATGGGCGTGGTGATGGACATCTCCCACCGCGTCATGGTGCTCGATTTCGGCCGCAAGATCGCCGAGGGCGATCCGGCCGCCGTGCTCGCCGATCCCCACGTCAGGCGCGCCTATCTCGGCGAGGAGGACGAGGTGCTGGTCGACCCGGACGATGCTCCGCCAGCGCAGGAGAGTGCGGCATGATGGATTACGCGGGCCGCGTCGCGCAGGCCGACACCTATCCGAAGATGCTGCGGCTCAATGCCAGGGAGCACGGCAACGAGATCGCGTTGCGCGAAAAGGATCTCGGGCTCTGGCGCGTCTTCACCTGGAATGACTACCATACCCGCGTACGCGACTTCGCGCTCGGCCTCATCGAATTGGGCCTGGGGCGCGAGGACGTCATCGGCATCATCGGCGACAACCGGCCGGACTGGGTCGCGGCGGAAGTGGCAACCCACGCCATCGGTGGATTGAGCCTTGGGCTCTATCGCGACGTGCTGGACGAGGAAGCCTCCTACCTCCTCAACTATGGCGAGGCGCAGGTCGTTTTCGCCGAGGACGAAGAGCAGGTCGACAAGCTGCTCGCGCTTGCCGAGCGGGTCCCGCGGCTGAAGCACATCATCTATTCCGATCCGCGCGGCATGCGGAAATACGACGATCCCAGACTGATGTCGGCGGAAGCGTTCGCCGAGCTCGGCCGCGCCACGCGTGAGCCGGAGCTCTACGATCGCCTCGTCGATGCCACCAAGGGCGAGGATGTCGCGATTCTCTGCACAACATCGGGCACCACCTCGCACCCGAAGCTCGCCATGCTCGCCGCCGGCCGCGTGCTCGGCCATTGCGCGACCTATCTCGCCTTCGATCCGAAAGGGCCGGACGACGAATACGTCTCCGTGCTGCCGCTACCGTGGATCATGGAGCAGGTCTATGTGCTCGGCAAAGGCCTCTTGTGCCGGATGAAGATCAACTTCGTCGAAGAGCCTGACACGATGATGAACGATCTGCGCGAAATCGCGCCGACGTTCGTGCTATTTGCGCCGCGCGTCTGGGAATCCATCGCCGCCGACGTCCGCGCCAAGGTGATGGACGCGACGCCTTTCAAGCAGCGCCTGTTCGACATCGGCATGAAAAGCGGCCTCGCCGCGCTCGCAGACGGCAAACGTTCGAGCTTTGCCGACGCAATCCTGTTCCGCGCGCTCCGCGACCGCCTTGGCTTTACCCGCCTGCGTTCGGCCGCGACCGGCGGCGCGGCACTCGGCCCTGATACCTTCAAGTTCTTCCAGGCCATGGGCGTGCCGCTGCGCACGCTCTACGGCCAGACCGAACTGCTAGGGGCCTACACTCTGCATCCCGAGGGCAAGGTCGATCCCGACACGACGGGCGTGCCGATGGCCGACAGCGTCGAGATCCGCATCGACAATGCCGACGTCCACGGCGTCGGCGAGATCGTGGTGCGGCATCCCCACATGTTCCTGGGTTATTACAAGAACCCGGAAGCGAGCGTTGCCGACATCAGGGACGGCTGGATGCTGTCGGGCGACGCCGGCTACTTCAACGATAACAAGCAGCTCGTCGTCATCGACCGCATCAAGGACCTGGCCGAGACCTCGCGCGGCGAGCGCTTCTCGCCGCAGTTCATCGAGAACAAGCTGAAGTTCTCGCCCTATATCGCGGAGGCCGTGGTGCTAGGGGCCGGCCGCGACGCGCTCGCGGCGATGATCTGCATCCGTTACTCCATCATCTCGAAATGGGCGGAGAAGAGCCGGCTCTCGTTCACGACCTACAGCGACCTCGCCTCGCGGCCCGAGGTCTACGCGCTGCTCAAGAAGGAAGTCGAGACCGTCAACGCCACATTGCCGCCGGCGCAACGCATCTCGCGCTTCCTGCTGCTCTACAAGGAGCTCGACGCCGACGACGGCGAGCTCACCCGCACCCGAAAGGTGCGCCGCAGCGTCATCAACGAGAAATACGAAGGCATCATCAACGCGATCTACCGCGGCGATGCCGACATCCCCGTCGACACCGTGATCCGCTTCCAGGACGGCACCACGCAACGCGTGCGAACGACGCTGCGCGTGGTGGATCTCGGCGGGCATGGGCATATGGCGGAGGCCGCGGAGTGAGCCTGCTTCGAACCGAGACCGCGCTGCCAGCCGATGCGCCCTCTCCCCCTGTGGGAGAGGGCATCTCCGCCGCTGGCCACACCCTCGCCCGGGTGAGGGGTCCTCTCTCCGCACCGTCGCTGCCAAGAGAACCCCTCACCCGGCTTCGCTTCGCGAAGCCACCCTCTCCCACAAGGGGAGAGGGTGCACCGTCATCGCTTCTGCATTTTGCGCGGACATCGACATGAACACCGCCTTCCTCATCCAGCTCCTGGTCAACGGCCTCGTGGTCGGCACGCTCTATGGCGTGGTCGCGATGTCGTTCGTGCTGATCTACAAGGCGACGCAGGTCGTCAACTTCGCGCAAGGCGAACTGCTGCTGGTCGGCGCCTGGGTGTGCTGGGCGCTGCTTGCGAAGTACCAGGTGCCGTTCTGGATCGGCATGCCGATGACGCTGGTGTTCATGTTCGTATTCGGCATCGCGATCCAGGTCCTGATCCTGAGACCGATGATCGGCGAACCCATCATCTCGGTGATCATGGTGACGATCGGCCTCTCGACCGTGCTCCAGGCCACGCTGAAATGGATGTTCGGCGTCAATCCGCAACCGTTCCCGCGCGTGTTCGAGAGCCAGTCGGTCAGCCTGCTCGGGCTTCAGATCCAGACCGTCTATGTCATGAGCCTCGTGGTCTCGGTCGCGATGATGATCGGCATGGCCTGGTTCTTCCGCGCCTCCAAATACGGCCTCGCGATGCGCGCCACCGCGTTCAACCAGCAGGTCGCGCAGTCGCTCGGCATCTCCGTCAAGAGCGTGTTCGCGATGGCGTGGGCGATCTCCGCGACAGTGTCGGCGGTCGCGGGCGTGGTGGTCGCCGTCGTCAACGGCGTGTCCTCGGGACTTGCGGCCTACGGCATCAAGGTGTTCCCGGCGGCGATCCTCGGCGGGCTCGATTCCGTCGGCGGCGCCGTGCTCGGCGGCATCATCGTCGGCTTGCTCGAGAACATCGCGCAATATGTCGACAGCGAGTATCTGCACTGGGGCAATCTCTACGAGATCGCACCGTTCTACGTCCTCATCATCGTGCTGATGATCAAGCCCTACGGCCTGTTCGGCACCCACGACATCGAGCGGATCTGATCCATGGCCGGCCCTGCCCTCATCCCTGCTGGTGATTTCCGCACCTCGTACGCGGCGGACACCACGATCTTCCCGACCACGACCAGCCGCAACTTTGCGATCATCGGCGTGCTGTTGCTCTGCCTCGTGCCGCAACTCCTTGGCGGGTACTGGCTCAGCATCCTGATCCAGATCGGCATCTTCTCGATCGCGGCGCTCGGCCTCAACATCCTGGTCGGCTTCACCGGCCAGATCTCGATCGGCCATGCCGCCTTTTTCCTGCTCGGCGCCTTCACCTCGGCCTACATCTCCAACAACGCGCCGATCCCGGTGTTCTTCGCGATCCCGCTTGCGGGCGTCGTCACCGCGCTGGTCGGGCTGATCTTCGGCATCCCGGCGGCGCGACTGAAGGGGCTCTACCTCGTCATCGCAACGCTGGCGGCGCAATACATCCTGCTCGACTTCTTCTCCCGCGCAGAGTGGTTCACCGGGGGCTCGGTGCCCGCCAGCGCCAATCCGTTCTCGATCTTCGGCTTCACGCTGCGCGGCGACAGACAGTATTTCTATGTCGTGCTGGCCTATGTGGTCGCGAGCTACGTCCTCGTCACCAATCTGATGCGCACACGCGACGGCCGTGCGCTGGTGGCGATACGCGACCATTATCTCTCCGCCGAGATCATGGGCATCAACCTCACCAAATACCGCACGCTGTCGTTTGGGCTGGCCGCCTTCTTCGCCGGCATCGCCGGCGCGCTTTATGCCCACTACCAGCTCGTGGTCTCGCAGGAGGGTTTCGGCATCGAGCGCTCGATCCTGTTCCTCGCCATGATCATAATCGGCGGCACCGGTTCGATCATGGGCACGCTGATGGGCACCGCCTTCGTAGTGCTACTGCCCGAGACGATGGAATTCATCAGCCTGTACCTGAAGGGCGGCGCGATCGACAAGGCGCTGTCCCTCAACACCAACATCACCTTCCTGCGCGAGATCGCGATCGGAGTGATCATCATCGCGTTCCTGATGTTCGAGCCGGACGGCCTTGCCCATCGCTGGCGACAGATCAAGGCGTACTGGAAACTCTACCCGTTCTCGCATTGAGCACAGGCAACTCGCTAACCAACTAATAAACAGGAGGAGGCAACCAATGAAGACAAAATCCCTTTTGAGCACTGCATCGCTCGCGCTGGCGATCGCCGCATTCTCGGCCGGCGCGCAGGCGCAGATCGCGATCGGCCATCTCGCCGATTATTCCGGCGGCACCTCCGACGTCGGCACGCCCTACGGCCAGGCCGTCGCCGACACCTTCGCCTGGGTCAACAAGAACGGCGGCGTCGGCGGCAAGCAGCTCAGCGTCGATACCAACGATTACGGCTACCAGGTG includes the following:
- a CDS encoding Crp/Fnr family transcriptional regulator; protein product: MISEDQLKRVAAWSRELTDAEIEVARTGITERSYRTGETVFMRGDTFSYWAGMVSGLARMGGVSRDGKETSLAGLTAGAWFGEGSVLKNEPRRYDVVALRDSRVALMERSGFMWLFENSVGFNRFLVRQLNERLGQFIGMLEVNRTLDATARLARSIASLFNPILYPESTAHLEITQEEIGALSGMSRQNANRALNRLEKEGLLRLEYGGVTILDVERLRGYGD
- a CDS encoding ABC transporter ATP-binding protein, with the translated sequence MATSLEVRGVSLRFGGVRALTDVSFAINDGELFSIIGPNGAGKTSIVNCISGRYKPTEGQLFYRGRDITGLTPNARPTLGIGRTFQNLALFHHMSVLDNIMVGRHHLLKNNFLTGSLYWLTGARKEELEHRRKVEEIIDFLDLQSVRKAQAGTLSYGLRKRVELARAMALEPRLILLDEPMAGMNFEEKEDMARYIVDLNEEFGMTVVMIEHDMGVVMDISHRVMVLDFGRKIAEGDPAAVLADPHVRRAYLGEEDEVLVDPDDAPPAQESAA
- a CDS encoding long-chain fatty acid--CoA ligase, with the translated sequence MMDYAGRVAQADTYPKMLRLNAREHGNEIALREKDLGLWRVFTWNDYHTRVRDFALGLIELGLGREDVIGIIGDNRPDWVAAEVATHAIGGLSLGLYRDVLDEEASYLLNYGEAQVVFAEDEEQVDKLLALAERVPRLKHIIYSDPRGMRKYDDPRLMSAEAFAELGRATREPELYDRLVDATKGEDVAILCTTSGTTSHPKLAMLAAGRVLGHCATYLAFDPKGPDDEYVSVLPLPWIMEQVYVLGKGLLCRMKINFVEEPDTMMNDLREIAPTFVLFAPRVWESIAADVRAKVMDATPFKQRLFDIGMKSGLAALADGKRSSFADAILFRALRDRLGFTRLRSAATGGAALGPDTFKFFQAMGVPLRTLYGQTELLGAYTLHPEGKVDPDTTGVPMADSVEIRIDNADVHGVGEIVVRHPHMFLGYYKNPEASVADIRDGWMLSGDAGYFNDNKQLVVIDRIKDLAETSRGERFSPQFIENKLKFSPYIAEAVVLGAGRDALAAMICIRYSIISKWAEKSRLSFTTYSDLASRPEVYALLKKEVETVNATLPPAQRISRFLLLYKELDADDGELTRTRKVRRSVINEKYEGIINAIYRGDADIPVDTVIRFQDGTTQRVRTTLRVVDLGGHGHMAEAAE
- a CDS encoding branched-chain amino acid ABC transporter permease; amino-acid sequence: MNTAFLIQLLVNGLVVGTLYGVVAMSFVLIYKATQVVNFAQGELLLVGAWVCWALLAKYQVPFWIGMPMTLVFMFVFGIAIQVLILRPMIGEPIISVIMVTIGLSTVLQATLKWMFGVNPQPFPRVFESQSVSLLGLQIQTVYVMSLVVSVAMMIGMAWFFRASKYGLAMRATAFNQQVAQSLGISVKSVFAMAWAISATVSAVAGVVVAVVNGVSSGLAAYGIKVFPAAILGGLDSVGGAVLGGIIVGLLENIAQYVDSEYLHWGNLYEIAPFYVLIIVLMIKPYGLFGTHDIERI
- a CDS encoding branched-chain amino acid ABC transporter permease; amino-acid sequence: MAGPALIPAGDFRTSYAADTTIFPTTTSRNFAIIGVLLLCLVPQLLGGYWLSILIQIGIFSIAALGLNILVGFTGQISIGHAAFFLLGAFTSAYISNNAPIPVFFAIPLAGVVTALVGLIFGIPAARLKGLYLVIATLAAQYILLDFFSRAEWFTGGSVPASANPFSIFGFTLRGDRQYFYVVLAYVVASYVLVTNLMRTRDGRALVAIRDHYLSAEIMGINLTKYRTLSFGLAAFFAGIAGALYAHYQLVVSQEGFGIERSILFLAMIIIGGTGSIMGTLMGTAFVVLLPETMEFISLYLKGGAIDKALSLNTNITFLREIAIGVIIIAFLMFEPDGLAHRWRQIKAYWKLYPFSH